A genomic region of Pseudomonas migulae contains the following coding sequences:
- a CDS encoding LysR family transcriptional regulator: protein MTPSLNSIMSRLHIKQLRLLIALDEHGSLLGAAKQVALTQPGASKALQEIETTFGTSLFTRTNRGLEPNDAGRSVIRYARLIQTDLAHLREEIIGIMSGEGGRVSVGTIMGAVPLLTTAISRVIADNPKLSIEIVEDTSAALLSQLDAGRLDLAICRTTISTTPYLYESSTFVEETLAVIASTQHPFAYARQLSLKDLVDYRWVVYRANMPMRLLLEREFHEADLRFPVHLLETTSAFATLSLLQENPTLVALVSTDVAKFCSGYGFTTTLPLPITSRSEPYELVSRKGVPDSPAARLLREALLNPA from the coding sequence ATGACGCCCTCACTGAACTCGATCATGTCCCGCCTGCACATCAAGCAGCTCCGTTTGCTGATCGCCCTGGATGAGCACGGCTCCTTGCTGGGCGCGGCCAAGCAGGTCGCGCTGACCCAGCCCGGCGCAAGCAAGGCACTGCAGGAAATTGAAACCACCTTTGGCACCTCGCTGTTCACCCGCACTAACCGCGGGCTTGAACCGAACGATGCCGGGCGCTCGGTCATCCGGTACGCGCGGTTGATCCAGACCGACCTCGCGCACCTGCGCGAAGAGATCATCGGCATCATGAGCGGCGAGGGCGGGCGCGTGTCGGTCGGCACCATCATGGGCGCCGTGCCGCTACTGACCACGGCGATCAGCCGGGTGATTGCCGACAACCCGAAGCTGTCCATCGAGATCGTCGAGGACACCAGCGCCGCGCTGCTCAGCCAGCTCGACGCCGGGCGTCTGGATCTGGCGATCTGCCGTACCACCATCAGCACCACTCCGTACTTGTACGAGAGCTCGACCTTCGTCGAGGAAACCCTGGCCGTGATCGCCAGCACCCAACATCCGTTCGCCTATGCCCGGCAGTTATCGCTGAAGGACCTGGTGGATTACCGCTGGGTCGTCTATCGCGCCAACATGCCGATGCGGTTGTTGCTGGAGCGGGAATTTCACGAGGCCGACCTGCGTTTTCCGGTGCACCTGCTGGAAACCACTTCGGCCTTCGCCACCTTGTCGCTGCTTCAGGAAAACCCGACCCTCGTCGCGCTGGTGTCGACCGACGTGGCGAAGTTCTGCTCCGGCTACGGCTTCACCACCACGCTGCCGCTGCCCATCACCTCCCGCAGCGAACCCTATGAACTGGTGTCGCGCAAAGGCGTGCCGGACTCGCCGGCGGCCAGGTTGTTGCGCGAGGCGTTGTTGAATCCTGCCTAG
- a CDS encoding iron-containing alcohol dehydrogenase → MSLINYVTKIQFGYDSLQHLAAEAERAGITRPLIVTDVGVRNAGIVDKVIAALGGLPPAIFDATPPNPNEHAVREAVAHYHRGECNGIIAVGGGSSIDLAKGVAVCATHDGPLHSFAVIEGGLDRITSATAPLIAIPTTAGTGSEVGRGAILILDDGRKVGVISPYVVPRVAICDPELTLGLPPMLTAATGMDAIAHCIETFMAPAFNPAADGIALDGLWRAWEHIERATAEPGDREARMNMMSASMQGALAFQKGLGCVHSLSHALGGINPKLHHGTLNAIFLPAVVHFNANAPTVRDERKLERLRHAMGLGADANIGAAIEDMTRRLGLPTRLSEIGVDESLFAGIVEGALHDHSHKTNPREASSADYLSMLEQSL, encoded by the coding sequence ATGTCACTCATCAATTACGTCACCAAAATCCAGTTCGGCTATGACAGCCTGCAGCACCTGGCGGCCGAAGCCGAGCGCGCCGGCATCACCCGGCCGCTGATCGTCACCGACGTCGGCGTGCGCAATGCCGGCATCGTCGACAAAGTCATTGCCGCCCTTGGTGGTCTGCCTCCAGCGATTTTCGACGCCACCCCACCCAACCCGAACGAACACGCCGTGCGTGAAGCTGTCGCGCATTACCACCGCGGCGAGTGCAACGGCATCATCGCGGTGGGCGGCGGTTCTTCGATCGATCTGGCCAAGGGCGTTGCGGTCTGCGCCACCCACGACGGTCCTCTGCACAGCTTTGCGGTGATCGAAGGCGGACTGGACCGCATCACTTCCGCTACCGCACCGCTGATCGCAATTCCGACCACGGCGGGCACCGGCAGCGAAGTCGGCCGCGGCGCCATCCTGATCCTCGACGACGGTCGCAAGGTCGGCGTCATCTCGCCGTATGTCGTGCCTCGCGTGGCCATCTGCGATCCGGAACTGACCCTGGGTCTGCCGCCCATGCTGACCGCCGCCACCGGCATGGACGCGATCGCCCATTGCATCGAAACCTTCATGGCGCCGGCGTTCAACCCCGCCGCCGACGGCATCGCCCTCGACGGTCTGTGGCGCGCCTGGGAACACATCGAACGCGCCACTGCCGAACCCGGCGATCGCGAAGCGCGGATGAACATGATGAGCGCGTCCATGCAAGGCGCGCTGGCCTTTCAAAAGGGTCTGGGCTGCGTGCACAGCCTGTCCCACGCCTTGGGCGGCATCAATCCGAAACTTCACCACGGCACCTTGAACGCGATTTTTCTACCGGCGGTCGTGCACTTCAATGCCAACGCTCCGACCGTCCGTGACGAGCGCAAACTGGAACGTCTGCGCCACGCCATGGGCCTCGGGGCCGACGCGAACATCGGTGCGGCCATCGAAGACATGACCCGACGCCTGGGCCTGCCCACCCGCCTGAGTGAGATCGGTGTCGATGAGAGCCTGTTCGCCGGCATCGTCGAGGGCGCGCTGCACGACCACAGCCACAAGACCAACCCGCGCGAAGCCTCGTCTGCGGACTACCTGTCGATGCTCGAACAATCGCTGTAA
- a CDS encoding enoyl-CoA hydratase-related protein, translating to MKPTVLIERQDAIAIVTLSHPGKMNALTLSMWQDLGDVMTELSADLSVRCVVLRGAGEQAFAAGADVGEFPAVRANQAQARIYADVTSKAMRAVVDCPHPVIAMIHGVCVGGGLEIAALCDLRICGTSSRFGAPVGKLGLVMSYDEMAGLVALAGRSTTLEILLEGRILDANDAYVKNLVTRVVPDAEVESETLATAKRIINGAPLVARWHRQAARQLEAGVAPTVEQIDSSYSCYDTDDFQTGLNAFIAKAKPQFEGK from the coding sequence ATGAAGCCCACCGTCCTTATCGAACGGCAAGACGCCATTGCCATCGTCACCCTCAGCCACCCGGGGAAGATGAACGCCCTGACCCTGTCCATGTGGCAGGACCTGGGTGACGTCATGACCGAATTGTCCGCCGACCTCAGCGTGCGCTGCGTGGTGTTGCGCGGCGCGGGTGAACAGGCCTTTGCCGCCGGCGCCGATGTCGGCGAGTTTCCGGCCGTGCGCGCCAACCAGGCGCAAGCCCGAATCTATGCCGACGTCACCTCGAAGGCGATGCGCGCGGTTGTCGACTGCCCGCACCCGGTGATCGCGATGATCCACGGCGTGTGCGTCGGTGGCGGCCTGGAAATCGCTGCACTCTGCGACCTGCGCATCTGCGGCACGTCCAGCCGCTTCGGTGCGCCGGTCGGCAAGCTCGGGCTGGTCATGTCCTATGACGAAATGGCCGGGCTCGTTGCGCTGGCCGGTCGTTCGACGACCCTGGAGATTCTTCTGGAAGGCCGGATTCTCGACGCTAACGACGCCTACGTGAAAAACCTCGTGACCCGCGTCGTGCCCGATGCCGAGGTCGAGTCCGAAACCCTCGCCACCGCCAAACGCATCATCAATGGCGCGCCCCTCGTTGCTCGCTGGCATCGCCAGGCGGCGCGACAACTGGAAGCCGGCGTCGCCCCCACCGTCGAACAGATCGACAGCAGTTACTCCTGCTACGACACCGACGATTTTCAGACCGGACTGAACGCTTTCATCGCGAAAGCCAAACCACAATTCGAGGGTAAATAA
- a CDS encoding CaiB/BaiF CoA transferase family protein produces the protein MGPLTGMRVVELAHIMSGPVCGMMLADMGADVVKVEKVPDGDDSRRFSPIMASGESASFMVVNRNKRGIGLNLKTEGGRDVLRRLLMDADVVTENYRAGTMEKFGLGYDTLKTLNPGLIYCAISGYGRSGPFGEKGGFDLIAQGMSGMMSMTGEAGREPVKAGSPVADINSGILAALGIAAAYAAKQKTGLGQMVDTSLFEAGLQQMYWPAAAYFADGTILPKMGSANSTSAPYQVFRTADGWINIGAANQANYERLVEALAVPQLKADPRFASNALRMEHRLALVEILNEVLVARTTDEWMVLFDSLGLPAGPVLDIAAALAHPQTKARGMVVETEHPTEGRVRGMGLPIHFSDMDNAPPATSRPAPLLGEHTREVLKESGFAEDEIDELIRSQAVVALA, from the coding sequence ATGGGACCGCTAACAGGAATGCGCGTGGTAGAACTGGCTCACATCATGTCCGGACCGGTGTGCGGCATGATGCTGGCCGACATGGGCGCTGACGTGGTGAAGGTCGAGAAAGTCCCGGACGGTGATGATTCGCGCCGCTTCTCGCCGATCATGGCCAGCGGCGAATCCGCTTCGTTCATGGTGGTCAACCGCAACAAGCGCGGCATCGGCCTGAACCTGAAAACCGAGGGTGGGCGCGACGTGCTGCGCCGCCTGCTGATGGACGCCGATGTGGTCACGGAAAACTACCGCGCCGGCACCATGGAGAAATTCGGCCTGGGGTACGACACCCTGAAAACCCTCAACCCTGGCCTGATTTACTGCGCTATCTCCGGTTACGGGCGCAGCGGGCCATTCGGCGAGAAAGGCGGTTTCGACCTGATCGCCCAAGGCATGAGCGGCATGATGAGCATGACCGGTGAAGCCGGGCGTGAACCGGTCAAGGCCGGCTCGCCGGTGGCCGACATCAACTCCGGCATCCTTGCCGCCCTCGGCATCGCCGCCGCCTACGCCGCCAAGCAGAAAACCGGGCTCGGGCAGATGGTCGACACGTCGTTGTTCGAAGCCGGCCTGCAACAGATGTACTGGCCGGCCGCGGCGTATTTCGCCGATGGCACCATCCTGCCGAAGATGGGCTCGGCCAATTCCACCAGCGCGCCGTACCAGGTGTTCCGCACGGCGGATGGCTGGATCAATATCGGCGCCGCCAACCAGGCCAATTACGAACGACTGGTCGAAGCGCTGGCCGTGCCGCAACTCAAGGCCGATCCTCGCTTCGCCAGCAACGCGTTGCGCATGGAGCATCGCCTGGCCCTGGTGGAAATCCTCAATGAAGTCCTGGTCGCGCGCACCACGGATGAATGGATGGTGTTGTTCGACAGCCTCGGCCTGCCTGCCGGGCCGGTCCTCGACATTGCCGCCGCCCTCGCCCACCCACAAACCAAGGCTCGCGGCATGGTCGTCGAGACCGAACACCCTACCGAAGGCCGGGTGCGCGGCATGGGCCTGCCGATTCACTTCTCCGACATGGACAACGCCCCACCCGCCACCAGCCGCCCCGCGCCGCTGCTCGGCGAACACACTCGTGAAGTGCTGAAGGAAAGCGGTTTTGCGGAGGATGAAATCGACGAGTTGATTCGAAGCCAGGCAGTGGTGGCCCTGGCGTAA
- a CDS encoding TRAP transporter substrate-binding protein: MSRILTESVSRRSFLVSAGVTVGGAFAANLLPSGVFAATKPIVLRYTSSLPDTHPLNIQMKAASLAIKAETNGAVDLQVYANGAMGGDTDMLSQVRAGAIDFIPLPGAILSTLVPAMSIESMPFAFKDYDSVWAALDGKLGEHVRAKTEKVGLIPMEKVWNNGFRQITSSTRPINTPQDLAGFKLRVLVSPLWTSMFSALGASPTGISINETYSALQTKVVDGQENPLVVVESARFYEVQKYCSMTDHIWGGFWIVASGKTFPKLPADIQEIVSRQINAAALVQRQQVIDLNASLEPSLTAHGITFNKVDRSLFRADLQSKGFYTQWKEKYGPEAWSLLEQYAGQLS, translated from the coding sequence ATGAGCCGTATCTTGACCGAGTCTGTCAGCCGCCGATCATTTCTAGTGTCTGCCGGCGTCACCGTGGGTGGTGCATTTGCCGCCAACCTGCTGCCCTCCGGCGTCTTCGCCGCGACCAAACCCATCGTGCTGCGCTACACCAGCAGCCTGCCGGACACCCATCCGCTGAATATCCAGATGAAAGCAGCCTCACTCGCGATCAAGGCCGAAACCAACGGCGCGGTGGACTTGCAGGTGTACGCCAACGGCGCCATGGGCGGCGACACTGACATGCTGTCCCAGGTGCGTGCCGGGGCGATCGATTTCATTCCGTTGCCCGGCGCGATTCTCTCGACACTGGTACCGGCCATGTCGATCGAAAGCATGCCGTTCGCGTTCAAGGATTACGACAGTGTCTGGGCCGCCCTGGACGGCAAACTGGGCGAGCACGTACGGGCCAAGACCGAGAAAGTCGGCCTGATCCCGATGGAAAAAGTCTGGAACAACGGCTTCCGCCAGATCACCAGCTCGACGCGACCCATCAACACCCCGCAAGACCTCGCCGGCTTCAAGTTGCGCGTACTGGTCAGCCCGTTGTGGACCTCGATGTTCAGCGCCCTCGGCGCCTCGCCGACCGGCATCAGCATCAACGAAACCTACTCGGCGTTGCAGACCAAAGTAGTCGACGGCCAGGAAAACCCGTTGGTGGTGGTCGAGTCCGCACGCTTCTATGAAGTGCAGAAATACTGCTCGATGACCGACCACATCTGGGGCGGTTTCTGGATCGTCGCCTCGGGCAAGACCTTCCCGAAACTGCCCGCCGACATACAGGAAATCGTCTCCCGGCAGATCAACGCCGCCGCGCTGGTCCAGCGCCAACAGGTGATCGATCTCAACGCCAGCCTGGAACCGTCGCTGACCGCCCACGGCATCACCTTCAACAAAGTCGACCGTTCATTGTTCAGGGCGGACCTGCAGTCAAAAGGCTTCTACACCCAATGGAAGGAAAAGTACGGCCCGGAAGCCTGGAGCTTGCTTGAGCAATACGCAGGTCAACTGTCCTAA
- a CDS encoding TRAP transporter large permease, whose product MKTEIPMTDVSPAEGVSPRQTTFRLGRALDTGLRWLTEGSAALLVVIEVTLLFCNVFSRYVLNQPIVWGDELASLLFLWLAMLGSVVAMRRGEHMRLTSFIGRLPVEKRAFVDTLGAVIVITFIGLLFTPAWEYVSDEWIITTAALEIPNAFRVSAIAVGLSLMLMTCVARLLTSARLIDFSVSVAMLASLGALLWVAEGWMLLMGNWNLVIFFMIGVMAMIVIGVPIMVAFGLATVAYLSTMTSTPLTLVIGRMDEGMASLILLAIPLFVFLGALIEAMGMARAMIRFLCSLIGHVRGGLSYVLIGAIYLISGISGSKAADMAAIAPALFPEMKKRGEDENELVAMLNASGAMSETIPPSLVLITIGSVTGVSISALFTGGFMPAVVGAIAMAAVIWWKNRKGEVTTGKRASGKEIGHSLLVAIPALALPFVIRTAVVEGVATATEVAAIGVAYTFIVGLLCYRCFDWRRLYPILVSTASLSGAILIIIGSATAMAWALTQSGFSHQLAQVMATVPGGAMGFLIISAVAFILLGSFLEGIPAIVLFGPLLFPIAKALGINDVHYAMVAIFAMGLGLFAPPFGVGFYAACAIAKVDPSGAMRRVWPYLGALVVALGVLIAVPWISIGFLPNA is encoded by the coding sequence ATGAAAACTGAAATACCAATGACGGATGTGTCCCCCGCTGAAGGAGTCAGCCCGCGTCAAACCACGTTTCGCCTCGGTCGCGCACTGGACACCGGCCTGCGCTGGCTGACCGAAGGCAGCGCAGCGTTGCTGGTGGTGATCGAAGTCACGCTGCTGTTCTGCAATGTGTTCTCTCGCTACGTGCTCAACCAGCCGATCGTCTGGGGTGATGAACTGGCGTCGCTGCTGTTCCTGTGGCTGGCGATGCTCGGTTCGGTGGTGGCGATGCGGCGCGGCGAGCACATGCGCCTCACCTCGTTCATCGGGCGGTTGCCCGTGGAAAAACGCGCCTTTGTCGACACCTTGGGCGCGGTGATCGTCATCACCTTTATCGGCCTGCTGTTCACCCCGGCGTGGGAGTACGTCAGCGATGAGTGGATCATCACCACCGCCGCCCTGGAAATCCCCAACGCCTTTCGCGTGTCCGCTATCGCCGTCGGCCTGAGCCTGATGCTGATGACCTGCGTCGCGCGGTTACTGACCAGTGCACGGTTGATCGACTTCTCGGTGTCGGTGGCGATGCTCGCCTCCCTCGGCGCGCTGTTGTGGGTGGCCGAAGGCTGGATGCTGCTGATGGGCAACTGGAACCTGGTGATCTTCTTCATGATCGGCGTGATGGCGATGATCGTCATCGGCGTACCAATCATGGTCGCGTTCGGCCTGGCGACGGTGGCGTATCTGTCGACCATGACCAGCACGCCGCTGACCCTGGTGATCGGGCGGATGGACGAAGGTATGGCGAGCCTGATCCTGCTGGCCATCCCGCTGTTCGTGTTTTTGGGGGCGCTGATCGAAGCCATGGGCATGGCCCGGGCGATGATTCGCTTCCTGTGCTCGTTGATTGGTCACGTGCGCGGCGGTTTGTCGTATGTGCTGATCGGTGCGATCTACCTGATCTCGGGCATTTCCGGTTCGAAAGCTGCGGATATGGCTGCCATCGCCCCGGCGCTGTTTCCGGAAATGAAGAAACGCGGCGAGGATGAAAACGAACTGGTGGCGATGCTCAATGCCTCTGGGGCGATGTCGGAAACCATTCCGCCCAGCCTGGTGCTGATCACCATCGGTTCGGTGACTGGCGTATCGATCTCCGCACTGTTTACCGGCGGTTTCATGCCGGCCGTGGTGGGAGCGATTGCCATGGCCGCAGTGATCTGGTGGAAGAACCGCAAAGGCGAGGTCACCACCGGCAAACGCGCCTCCGGCAAGGAAATCGGCCACTCACTGCTGGTCGCGATCCCTGCGCTGGCCCTGCCCTTCGTGATCCGCACCGCCGTGGTTGAAGGCGTCGCCACCGCGACCGAAGTCGCTGCCATCGGCGTCGCTTACACCTTCATCGTCGGTTTGCTGTGCTATCGCTGCTTCGACTGGCGCCGGCTGTACCCGATCCTGGTCAGCACCGCGTCGTTGTCCGGCGCGATCCTGATCATCATCGGCAGCGCCACCGCCATGGCCTGGGCATTGACCCAATCAGGCTTCTCCCACCAGTTGGCGCAAGTGATGGCGACGGTGCCGGGTGGCGCAATGGGCTTCCTGATCATCTCCGCCGTGGCGTTCATCCTGCTCGGCAGTTTTCTGGAAGGCATCCCGGCCATCGTGCTGTTCGGACCGCTGCTGTTCCCGATTGCCAAGGCCTTGGGCATCAATGACGTGCATTACGCCATGGTCGCGATCTTCGCCATGGGCCTGGGCTTGTTCGCCCCGCCGTTTGGCGTGGGTTTCTACGCCGCGTGCGCCATTGCCAAGGTCGACCCCAGCGGCGCCATGCGCCGGGTCTGGCCGTATCTCGGGGCGCTGGTCGTAGCGCTCGGGGTATTGATTGCCGTGCCGTGGATTTCCATCGGTTTCCTGCCCAACGCCTGA
- a CDS encoding thioesterase family protein: MNFSTLEAGTATERRLLVDQPRTISFLGEDLRIYATPRLVDDIEQTCLDYLLTFLDDGENTVGAAVDIRHVGATLLGMSVSIVATVTRIEGRSVTFNVEVRDDVELVATAAHTRVVVNVAKLRSRVQAKAEAAAAGEVEDGVLSPSQFSASR, translated from the coding sequence ATGAATTTTTCCACGCTCGAAGCCGGCACCGCCACCGAACGTCGACTGCTCGTCGACCAGCCACGCACCATCTCGTTTCTCGGCGAGGACCTGCGCATCTACGCCACGCCACGCCTGGTCGACGACATCGAACAGACCTGCCTCGATTACCTGCTCACCTTCCTCGATGACGGCGAAAACACCGTGGGTGCGGCGGTGGATATCCGCCACGTCGGCGCCACGCTGCTGGGCATGTCGGTCAGCATCGTCGCGACGGTCACCCGCATCGAAGGTCGTAGCGTCACCTTCAACGTCGAAGTGCGCGATGACGTCGAGCTGGTCGCCACGGCGGCGCATACCCGGGTGGTGGTGAACGTCGCCAAACTGCGCAGCCGCGTGCAGGCCAAAGCCGAGGCCGCCGCCGCTGGCGAAGTCGAAGACGGCGTGCTCAGCCCTTCCCAATTCTCCGCGTCGCGCTGA
- a CDS encoding amidohydrolase family protein: protein MITLHERNGLPNLAAEDALPVVDAHHHLWDLGNGRYPWLQDEYHEEFFLGDYHSLRGDFLPEQFLALTAKQRLVGTVHVEAERARDEQVAETRWLEQVNARYGFPNAIVAHAWFDREDSAQILAEQAARPLVKGIRSKPVTSASPDVSIAGAKGTMQDPKWLEGFSRLADHDLSWDLRVPPWHLVEAAEVAAMFPRIRIALNHTGFAWDRSPAGMARWRKGLEALALQPNVHIKLSEFGLKDSPWNYDDNRVVVLTALEIFGPERCMFASNFPVAGLRASYDTIADGMAAMLAPMGRAVQEAVFAGNARRFYRLEAPHG from the coding sequence ATGATCACGCTGCACGAACGCAACGGTTTGCCGAACCTTGCCGCCGAGGATGCGCTGCCGGTTGTCGATGCTCACCATCATCTGTGGGACCTCGGCAACGGTCGCTATCCGTGGCTGCAGGACGAATACCACGAGGAGTTTTTCCTCGGCGACTATCACAGCCTGCGCGGTGATTTCCTGCCGGAACAGTTCCTGGCCCTGACCGCAAAGCAACGGTTGGTGGGCACCGTGCATGTCGAGGCCGAACGTGCGCGTGACGAGCAAGTCGCCGAGACACGCTGGCTGGAACAGGTGAACGCCCGTTACGGCTTCCCGAATGCCATCGTCGCCCACGCTTGGTTCGATCGCGAAGACAGCGCGCAGATTCTCGCCGAGCAAGCCGCCCGCCCGTTGGTCAAAGGCATACGTTCGAAACCGGTGACCTCGGCTTCACCGGACGTTTCGATTGCCGGGGCCAAGGGCACGATGCAGGACCCGAAATGGCTGGAAGGATTTTCCCGGCTGGCTGACCACGATCTGTCTTGGGACCTGCGGGTGCCACCGTGGCATCTGGTCGAAGCGGCCGAAGTCGCGGCGATGTTTCCGCGGATCCGCATCGCGCTCAATCACACCGGTTTTGCCTGGGATCGCAGCCCGGCCGGCATGGCGCGCTGGCGCAAAGGCCTGGAAGCGCTCGCCTTGCAGCCCAACGTGCACATCAAGCTGTCGGAGTTCGGGCTGAAGGATTCACCCTGGAACTACGACGATAACCGCGTGGTGGTCCTGACCGCCCTGGAGATTTTCGGCCCCGAACGCTGCATGTTCGCCAGCAACTTTCCGGTTGCCGGTTTGCGCGCCTCCTACGACACGATTGCCGACGGCATGGCCGCAATGCTCGCGCCCATGGGGCGCGCCGTGCAGGAAGCGGTGTTCGCCGGCAACGCTCGGCGCTTTTATCGTCTGGAGGCGCCCCATGGATAA
- a CDS encoding amidohydrolase family protein, producing MDNLSAIDWRARFLASGDDADLPIVDAHQHYFDIETHYYPWLNDRPLRPFRYGDYSSICRNFLPADYRRLAGNHRVVQTVVIEGEWDPTTPFEEVTFVESLARTEPTLGAMVAQAWLDREDAFDLLRLYGDHPLVRGIRHKPTVTSREAWREDFAEPGSMRDPRWREGYARLAENGLHFELQAPWWHLPEAAELARDFPEVTIVVNHTALPADRSEEGLAGWRKNLALLAQEPNVALKISGICIPGQAWPVEANRGVVNDAISIFDVSRCAFASNYPVDGVVNSLSEVFDGFKSIVRERSLSDRLALFHDNARRLYRLA from the coding sequence ATGGATAACCTGTCCGCCATCGATTGGCGCGCGCGTTTTCTCGCCAGTGGCGATGACGCGGACTTGCCCATCGTCGACGCGCATCAACACTATTTCGACATCGAAACCCATTACTACCCGTGGTTGAACGACCGCCCGCTGCGACCGTTTCGGTATGGCGATTACTCGTCGATCTGCCGCAACTTCCTGCCGGCGGACTATCGCCGGCTGGCCGGAAATCATCGGGTTGTGCAGACGGTGGTCATCGAAGGTGAATGGGACCCGACGACGCCGTTCGAGGAAGTGACGTTCGTCGAGTCGCTGGCGCGCACCGAACCCACCCTGGGCGCGATGGTCGCGCAGGCCTGGCTGGATCGTGAAGACGCCTTCGATCTGCTGCGCCTGTACGGCGATCACCCGCTGGTGCGCGGCATACGCCACAAGCCAACGGTGACTAGCCGTGAGGCCTGGCGTGAAGATTTCGCCGAGCCGGGCTCCATGCGCGATCCGCGCTGGCGCGAGGGCTACGCCCGACTGGCGGAAAACGGCCTGCACTTCGAGTTGCAGGCGCCGTGGTGGCATCTGCCGGAAGCCGCCGAACTGGCCCGGGATTTCCCCGAGGTGACCATCGTGGTCAATCACACCGCGCTACCGGCAGATCGTTCGGAAGAAGGCCTGGCCGGTTGGCGTAAAAACCTCGCGCTGCTGGCACAAGAGCCCAACGTCGCCCTGAAGATTTCCGGCATCTGCATTCCCGGCCAGGCATGGCCGGTCGAGGCGAATCGCGGGGTGGTGAACGACGCGATTTCGATCTTCGACGTCAGCCGCTGCGCGTTTGCCAGCAATTACCCGGTCGATGGCGTGGTGAACAGCCTCAGCGAAGTGTTCGACGGTTTCAAAAGCATCGTCAGGGAACGTTCCCTTAGCGATCGACTGGCCCTGTTTCATGACAACGCCCGGCGCCTCTACCGCCTCGCTTGA